The Vidua chalybeata isolate OUT-0048 chromosome 6, bVidCha1 merged haplotype, whole genome shotgun sequence genome has a segment encoding these proteins:
- the CD6 gene encoding T-cell differentiation antigen CD6 translates to MHRLCLLLAALAAVAPAQETTGPPNTPTRNTSVTPGPRALRLAGGRSRCEGRVELEQEGTWGTVCDDGWDIPDADVVCRQLQCGHAVRAHGNAAFGRGHGPIFRDEVGCEGHERDLWECPAALEHDCSHKEDAGVVCSEHQEWRLSGGRDGCAGRVEVFFRGIWSTVCNSTWYDMEATVLCRTLGCGDMLQRPAFRHTLPGKMTYLCGSLQPSLAQCLWIFNKSAPCYQSWAAGVICNGSQGLETPTPAAEVTPRNVTVLHAEEGTPTLGTPPVDSPLFVLCLVLAALLLLSVLAFSTALLRLRKRGAMSSLGIPTPVLVTHSSQSPNDYRETPTSLPKGSDRLVTAISKDSDSDSEYYEFSSKPPVALSTFYNSLRRHPREDLLPLRPSQDRMEPLPEDGMTQEGSIPWMEGSSSSSSSSSTEPYWNGSIPPPAHGTPWHPAATSHGYGTVPPAVPAPVPSQPWVPAAPADPDPDGSSSTSSGEWYENVQETEPPGDPSSHPGWSDPPCPSGEHGENPDFSEGSDYDDIQDSAY, encoded by the exons ATGCacaggctctgcctgctcttGGCGGCTCTTGCTGCCGTGGCACCTGCACAAG AAACGACGGGACCTCCCAATACTCCAACTAGGAACACCTCGGTGACACCGG GTCCCAGAGCGCTCCGGCTGGCGGGCGGCCGGAGCCGCTGCGAGGGCCGggtggagctggagcaggaggggacatgggggacgGTGTGTGACGACGGCTGGGACATTCCCGACGCCGACGTCGTGTGCCGCCAACTCCAGTGCGGCCACGCCGTGAGAGCCCACGGCAACGCCGCCTTCGGCCGCGGACACGGCCCCATCTTCCGGGATGAGGTGGGATGCGAGGGACACGAGCGGGACCTCTGGGAATGTCCGGCCGCGCTGGAGCACGACTGCAGCCACAAGGAGGACGCCGGCGTGGTTTGctcag AACACCAGGAGTGGCGGCTCTCCGGAGGCCGGGACGGATGTGCCGGCAGGGTGGAGGTGTTTTTCCGTGGCATTTGGAGCACGGTGTGTAACAGCACCTGGTACGATATGGAGGCCACGGTGCTGTGCCGGACGCTGGGATGCGGGGATATGCTCCAGCGGCCTGCCTTCAGACACACGCTTCCCGGGAAGATGACGTACCTGTGCGGGAGCCTGCAGCCCTCGCTGGCACAGTGCCTCTGGATCTTCAATAAATCCGCTCCCTGCTACCAATCCTGGGCTGCCGGGGTCATCTGCAACG GCTCCCAGGGTTTGGAGACACCAACGCCCGCGGCTGAGGTGACGCCCAGGAATGTCACTGTCCTGCACG CCGAGGAGGGGACCCCAACCTTGGGGACACCACCAGTGGACAGTCCCCTCTTTGTCctgtgcctggtgctggctgcgctgctcctgctctccgTGCTGGCCTTTTCCACTGCCCTGCTGAGGCTGAGGAAGAGAGGCG CCATGTCCTCCTTGGGAATACCCACGCCAGTCCTGGTGacccacagctcccagagccccAACGACTACAGGGAGACTCCCACCAGCCTTCCCAAAGGATCAG ACCGTCTGGTCACAGCCATTTCCAAGGATTCTGATTCCGACTCAGAATATTATGAGTTCAGCAGCAAGCCTCCCGTCGCCCTGTCCACCTTCTACA ACTCCCTGCGCCGGCATCCCAGGGAGGATCTTCTCCCTCTGAGGCCCAGCCAGGACAGGATGGAGCCACTCCCTGAGGATGGTATGACACAAGAGGGGTCTATCCCATGGATGGAAGG ctcctccagctcatcctcatcctcatccacGGAGCCCTATTGGAATGGCAGCATTCCcccccctgcccatggcaccCCGTGGCACCCGGCAGCCACCAGCCATGGCTACGGCACAG ttcccccGGCAGTGCCcgccccagtgccctcccagccctgggtacctgcagctccagcagatcCCGATCCCGacggcagctccagcacctcctcGGGGGAGTGGTACGAGAACGTGCAGGAGACGGAGCCCCCCGGAGATCCCTCCTCACATCCAG GCTGGTCAGATCCACCCTGTCCCTCGGGGGAACACGGGGAGAATCCCGACTTTTCCGAGGGCAGCGACTACGATGACATCCAGGACTCTGCCTACTGA